Proteins encoded by one window of Nitrincola iocasae:
- a CDS encoding ABC1 kinase family protein, protein MTKIPNRAVPAGRLSRMAHMGGLATRLAGGMLAEGARQMASGKRPSSRDMLITPANVRRVADKLSHLRGAAMKIGQLLSMDAGDLLPPELSELLSVLRAGANPMPMLQLATIMETSLGEDWQSHFSQFGFTPVAAASIGQVHKALDHQGRALALKIQYPGVRQSIDSDVDNVMTLLKMSRLLPAGVIADELIEEAKAQLHAEADYHLEAQHLLAYKALLADDLSFRVPQCYPELCSENLLVMSFEQGVTVESLTGYSLEERNRCAGLLLQLLFRELFEFGRVQTDPNFANFLYDPDNGQLVLLDFGATRFYSPALIESYRQLFQAGLIQDRQQLLDAATQIGYFSEQVTASQQQAVLELFELALEPLRSDNYNFSATDLARRLRDQGMELSMREGYWHSPPVDALFLHRKLAGLYLLFARLGVSLACRDILKPWLTN, encoded by the coding sequence GTGACAAAAATACCTAATCGAGCAGTACCCGCCGGTCGACTTTCACGCATGGCCCATATGGGCGGTTTGGCAACACGCCTGGCGGGCGGCATGTTGGCTGAGGGTGCGCGTCAGATGGCCTCGGGTAAACGCCCGTCTTCCCGAGATATGCTGATTACGCCAGCCAATGTTCGCCGTGTGGCTGACAAACTTTCACACCTGCGTGGCGCGGCAATGAAAATTGGCCAGTTGCTGTCAATGGATGCTGGTGACCTGCTTCCTCCTGAACTGTCTGAGCTGTTATCAGTATTGCGTGCTGGTGCCAATCCCATGCCCATGCTGCAACTGGCGACCATTATGGAAACCTCCCTGGGCGAGGACTGGCAGTCACATTTCAGTCAGTTTGGTTTCACCCCGGTTGCGGCGGCATCCATAGGGCAGGTGCACAAAGCGCTGGATCATCAGGGCCGGGCACTGGCACTGAAAATACAATATCCCGGTGTGCGTCAGAGCATTGATTCAGATGTGGATAATGTCATGACTCTGCTGAAAATGTCGCGACTGCTACCCGCGGGTGTGATTGCTGATGAGTTAATTGAGGAAGCCAAAGCTCAACTGCATGCCGAGGCTGACTATCACCTGGAAGCGCAGCATTTGCTGGCCTATAAAGCCTTGCTGGCGGATGATCTGAGTTTCAGGGTGCCACAATGTTATCCGGAACTTTGCAGTGAAAACCTGCTGGTGATGTCATTTGAGCAGGGTGTTACGGTTGAATCTCTGACGGGTTATTCACTGGAGGAACGCAATCGTTGTGCCGGACTACTATTGCAGTTGCTGTTTCGTGAGCTGTTCGAATTTGGTCGTGTGCAGACAGATCCAAACTTTGCCAATTTCCTCTATGACCCTGATAACGGCCAACTGGTATTGTTGGATTTTGGCGCCACACGTTTTTATTCCCCCGCCCTTATCGAGTCTTACCGCCAGCTTTTCCAGGCCGGACTAATCCAGGACCGTCAGCAACTGTTGGATGCAGCCACGCAGATTGGCTACTTTAGTGAGCAGGTCACTGCGTCGCAGCAGCAAGCGGTGCTGGAGCTCTTCGAGTTAGCGCTGGAGCCTTTGCGTTCGGATAATTATAACTTTTCCGCCACGGACCTGGCGCGACGTTTACGTGATCAGGGTATGGAGCTGAGTATGCGTGAAGGTTACTGGCATTCACCACCGGTTGATGCGTTGTTTTTACATCGCAAGTTAGCCGGGCTGTATCTGTTGTTTGCTCGCCTCGGTGTTTCTTTAGCATGTCGTGATATACTAAAACCTTGGTTAACAAACTGA
- a CDS encoding TIGR04283 family arsenosugar biosynthesis glycosyltransferase, protein MTKAADISIILPILNESETLRRELPRLKQLSQQGCELIFVDGGSRDDSVVQLQAAGMYVVHSEPGRAIQMNLGASQAGTELLVFLHIDTRLPDKAPDLVRTALNATGQGGQWGRFDVYIEGRHPMLKLVGWMMNQRSRLTGIATGDQTLFMQRDLFKRVGGFPQQPLMEDIEMSRRLKQLSRPVCLKDRVYTSGRRWEQSGVWRTIGLMWWLRFAYWRGVSAERLVRLYR, encoded by the coding sequence ATGACTAAAGCAGCCGATATTTCGATTATCCTGCCAATTCTGAATGAGTCAGAAACACTTAGACGTGAGCTGCCAAGGCTGAAGCAGCTGAGTCAGCAGGGCTGTGAACTGATCTTTGTCGATGGTGGCAGTCGGGATGATTCGGTTGTCCAACTGCAGGCTGCAGGAATGTATGTAGTGCACTCAGAACCTGGGCGGGCCATACAGATGAATCTGGGAGCCAGCCAGGCTGGCACTGAACTGCTGGTATTTTTGCATATAGATACTCGTCTGCCCGACAAGGCTCCGGACCTTGTTCGTACCGCCTTGAATGCTACCGGTCAGGGTGGCCAATGGGGGCGGTTTGATGTGTATATTGAAGGGCGCCACCCGATGCTTAAGCTGGTGGGCTGGATGATGAATCAACGCTCGCGCCTGACAGGAATTGCTACCGGGGATCAGACACTGTTTATGCAACGTGACCTGTTTAAGCGGGTAGGTGGTTTTCCTCAGCAGCCTTTAATGGAGGATATTGAGATGAGCCGGCGTCTAAAGCAATTATCCCGGCCTGTTTGTCTTAAGGACCGGGTATATACATCTGGTCGGCGTTGGGAACAAAGCGGTGTCTGGCGCACGATAGGGCTGATGTGGTGGCTGCGCTTTGCCTACTGGCGCGGTGTGTCAGCTGAACGACTGGTAAGGTTATATCGATGA
- the arsS gene encoding arsenosugar biosynthesis radical SAM (seleno)protein ArsS (Some members of this family are selenoproteins.) produces MKDTLPLLIATDFRPLQREGVGVLQANITLKCNQSCFHCHVASSPKRTEMMSDEALELLLQMLDQHPEIHTLDITGGAPELHPRFQWLVRQARQRGVTVIDRCNLTILSEPGFEKMAAFLAEQQVDIVASLPCYSADNVNAQRGDGVFDASIAGLQQLNALGYGKEGTGLTLNLVYNPLGPALPPAQVELEAAYKRELKVHFGIAFNQLFTLANMPIQRFGSTLISKGQFSSYMQLLKDNFNAATLPDLMCRNTLSVDYLGQVYDCDFNQQLKLHAGSAVEPLHLRDYLDLDLKGLPIKVADHCYGCTAGQGSSCGGALS; encoded by the coding sequence ATGAAAGATACTCTGCCACTATTGATCGCAACAGATTTCCGTCCTCTACAGCGTGAGGGGGTGGGTGTGCTGCAGGCGAATATTACCCTCAAGTGCAATCAATCCTGCTTTCACTGTCATGTTGCCTCCAGTCCAAAACGCACTGAAATGATGAGCGATGAGGCATTGGAGCTGCTACTGCAAATGCTTGATCAGCACCCGGAGATACACACGCTGGATATTACCGGCGGCGCACCTGAACTGCATCCGCGCTTTCAGTGGCTGGTCAGACAAGCGCGTCAGCGCGGTGTGACGGTGATCGATCGTTGCAATCTCACTATCTTGTCCGAACCTGGTTTTGAGAAGATGGCGGCCTTTTTGGCTGAGCAGCAGGTCGATATTGTGGCATCTCTGCCCTGTTATTCGGCTGACAATGTCAATGCACAGCGGGGCGATGGGGTATTTGATGCCAGTATTGCCGGGTTGCAACAACTGAATGCACTGGGTTATGGCAAAGAAGGCACAGGGTTGACGTTAAACCTGGTGTATAACCCTTTGGGCCCGGCTTTACCACCCGCGCAGGTTGAACTGGAAGCCGCTTACAAGCGCGAGTTGAAGGTGCACTTCGGCATAGCGTTCAACCAGCTGTTTACCCTGGCGAATATGCCGATTCAGCGCTTTGGCAGCACCTTGATCAGCAAGGGGCAGTTCAGCAGCTATATGCAGCTATTAAAAGATAACTTCAATGCCGCCACGCTACCTGATCTGATGTGTCGGAATACCCTGTCAGTGGACTATCTGGGTCAGGTGTATGATTGCGATTTTAACCAGCAGCTTAAACTCCATGCTGGCAGTGCAGTTGAGCCCCTGCATTTACGTGACTACCTGGATCTGGACCTGAAAGGTCTGCCAATCAAGGTGGCAGACCATTGCTATGGCTGTACTGCGGGTCAGGGTAGCAGTTGTGGCGGTGCACTATCCTGA
- the mtnP gene encoding S-methyl-5'-thioadenosine phosphorylase: MTDIKIGILGGSGLYDMPDLEDRQEHQLSTPYGVPSDSLVSGRIQGIPVVFLARHGRGHRLLPGEVPYQANIYAMKQLGVRYLISFSAVGSLSEEIAPLDMVLPDQYIDMTRQRPNSFFGAGAVAHVALSQPVCPALTSLLADAVQQLPGEEAVKLHQHKTYICIEGPQFSTQAESHWYRSLGAGIIGMTNMPEARLAREAQIAYASLGMVTDYDCWHPKEPHVSADYAISNLLKNAQRAEKIALTAIRLLAQTWPESIAHRALASGLVTPLEAMDSSTRERISLLLK, translated from the coding sequence ATGACAGACATAAAAATCGGCATCCTCGGCGGCAGTGGCTTGTACGATATGCCCGACCTTGAAGATCGTCAGGAACATCAGCTCAGCACCCCTTATGGCGTTCCCTCGGACAGCCTTGTTAGTGGCCGGATACAGGGAATCCCGGTGGTTTTTCTGGCACGCCACGGACGAGGGCACCGGCTACTGCCGGGTGAAGTGCCCTATCAGGCCAATATTTATGCAATGAAACAGCTAGGTGTGCGCTACCTGATCTCCTTTTCAGCGGTAGGCTCCCTAAGTGAGGAGATCGCGCCGCTGGATATGGTACTGCCGGATCAATATATCGATATGACCCGACAACGCCCGAATAGTTTTTTTGGCGCGGGTGCCGTCGCCCATGTTGCCCTGTCTCAACCCGTCTGCCCCGCCCTGACCAGCCTGCTTGCCGATGCCGTACAGCAATTACCAGGCGAGGAGGCCGTCAAACTACACCAGCATAAAACCTATATCTGTATAGAAGGGCCGCAATTTTCCACTCAGGCAGAGTCTCATTGGTACCGTAGTCTGGGAGCGGGCATTATCGGTATGACCAATATGCCGGAAGCGCGTCTGGCGCGGGAAGCCCAGATAGCCTACGCCTCCCTGGGTATGGTGACAGACTACGACTGCTGGCACCCCAAAGAACCCCATGTCAGTGCCGATTATGCCATTAGTAACCTGCTGAAGAACGCACAACGCGCTGAGAAAATAGCCCTCACAGCCATCAGGCTACTGGCGCAAACCTGGCCGGAATCGATTGCCCACCGCGCCCTGGCCAGTGGCCTGGTGACACCCCTGGAGGCAATGGATAGCTCTACCCGTGAGCGGATCAGCCTGTTGTTAAAATAG
- a CDS encoding helix-turn-helix transcriptional regulator has product MSNEQSTEARAWLIELLAWWEGRVNTSPLQRYFNISRQSASKHLNQYLEQYPGALEYRSDIKAYIPAASFRYHHISGDVAEYLNWVTGIAPAPPDNKLHHHVIQHPPRHISPDIIRPLVIALRERRRVDVEYQSVSSADSEERLISPHTFVNTGLRWHVRAWCEKNQDYRDFVLSRFRGQPDLQDGVSEYTAEQDVAWNTQVTLIIQPDPRLSDRQKAVIERDYLMQNGALLIQTRAALAQYTLQDLQVKTKMLDGNPAAQQLVLANYEEVKSWLF; this is encoded by the coding sequence GTGAGCAACGAACAAAGTACCGAAGCGCGTGCCTGGTTGATCGAACTGCTCGCCTGGTGGGAAGGGCGGGTTAATACCTCCCCTCTGCAGCGCTACTTCAACATCAGCCGGCAAAGTGCCAGCAAGCATCTGAACCAGTACCTGGAGCAATATCCGGGAGCGCTTGAGTACCGCAGTGACATCAAGGCTTATATTCCTGCAGCCTCGTTCCGGTATCACCATATCAGCGGTGATGTCGCCGAATACCTCAATTGGGTGACCGGCATCGCGCCCGCACCGCCCGACAACAAACTGCACCATCATGTCATCCAGCATCCACCCCGCCATATCTCACCCGATATCATCCGGCCACTGGTCATTGCACTGAGAGAGCGTCGTCGTGTCGATGTCGAGTATCAGTCTGTCTCCAGTGCTGACTCAGAAGAGCGCCTCATCTCGCCCCATACCTTTGTTAACACCGGCCTGCGTTGGCATGTGAGAGCCTGGTGCGAGAAAAACCAGGATTACCGCGACTTTGTGCTCAGCCGATTCCGTGGCCAGCCCGATCTTCAGGATGGAGTATCGGAGTACACCGCGGAGCAGGATGTTGCCTGGAACACACAGGTAACACTCATCATTCAACCAGATCCCCGGCTCAGCGACAGACAAAAAGCTGTGATTGAACGGGACTACCTGATGCAAAACGGCGCGCTGCTCATCCAGACCCGCGCCGCACTGGCCCAGTACACGCTGCAGGATTTACAGGTGAAAACCAAAATGCTGGATGGCAATCCGGCTGCACAGCAACTGGTGCTGGCGAATTATGAAGAGGTTAAGAGCTGGCTGTTCTGA
- a CDS encoding anti-sigma factor family protein translates to MKSMRSCKHATELMSQQYDRSLKRPERLWLATHLMMCYHCRRCHKQFSLLEQSCQARREQMEQSPKGKQDD, encoded by the coding sequence ATGAAATCGATGCGCTCCTGTAAGCACGCAACTGAATTGATGTCTCAGCAATATGATCGCAGCCTGAAAAGACCTGAGCGCTTATGGTTAGCTACGCATTTGATGATGTGTTATCACTGTCGGCGTTGTCATAAGCAATTCAGCCTGCTGGAACAATCCTGCCAGGCACGACGTGAGCAGATGGAACAGAGCCCTAAAGGCAAACAGGATGATTGA
- a CDS encoding acyl-CoA thioesterase encodes MFTQTVTPAFYDTDGLGHINNTRVPQWFEGARNELFRIFTPDLDMKKWQLILARIEVDFVGELFYGKDVEIRTTVSRIGSSSFSVHQEAWQQGVLGAKGEAVMVRYDFAAAKALPLSDEQKTALELHQA; translated from the coding sequence ATGTTTACACAGACAGTGACACCCGCTTTTTACGATACTGATGGTCTGGGGCATATTAACAACACCCGTGTGCCCCAGTGGTTTGAAGGGGCTCGGAATGAGCTTTTCCGTATTTTCACTCCCGATCTGGATATGAAAAAATGGCAACTGATACTGGCGCGTATTGAGGTGGATTTCGTTGGTGAACTGTTTTATGGCAAGGATGTCGAAATCCGCACCACAGTCAGTCGTATCGGTAGCAGCTCGTTTAGCGTGCATCAGGAAGCCTGGCAACAGGGAGTGCTTGGAGCCAAAGGTGAAGCTGTGATGGTGCGCTATGACTTCGCTGCTGCCAAAGCACTGCCGCTCAGTGATGAGCAAAAAACCGCCCTGGAGCTTCACCAGGCATAA
- a CDS encoding TIGR04282 family arsenosugar biosynthesis glycosyltransferase, with the protein MNTRIVIFAKAPRPGLVKTRLIPALGADGAAALAGYLLHSTLEEVRHSQADSVELCAEPAFDDPAWQGVSFPENISLSYQGAGDLGERMARVVQRVVSQGERVILIGTDCPGLTRQKLNEAIAALQTQRAVMFEALDGGYTLLGLQAFDPALFTQIAWSTDKVSEQTHLAFSRLGWQCKVLGRLADIDRPEDLRGLPSTWRPAVELLINE; encoded by the coding sequence ATGAACACACGTATTGTCATTTTTGCCAAAGCACCTCGTCCTGGGCTGGTAAAAACCCGTTTGATTCCAGCGCTTGGGGCTGACGGTGCGGCCGCGTTGGCTGGCTACCTGCTCCACTCAACACTGGAAGAGGTTCGTCACAGTCAGGCTGATAGCGTCGAGCTCTGCGCTGAACCGGCATTTGATGATCCTGCCTGGCAGGGAGTCAGTTTTCCTGAGAACATCAGTTTGAGTTATCAGGGGGCAGGTGATTTGGGTGAGCGGATGGCGCGGGTGGTGCAGCGGGTAGTGAGTCAGGGAGAGCGGGTGATCCTGATCGGAACGGATTGCCCGGGTTTAACCCGACAGAAGTTGAACGAAGCGATTGCTGCATTGCAGACTCAGCGGGCGGTGATGTTTGAAGCACTGGATGGTGGATATACCCTGCTGGGGTTACAGGCGTTTGATCCTGCTTTATTTACACAGATCGCCTGGAGTACCGACAAGGTGAGTGAGCAAACGCATCTGGCTTTTTCCCGTTTAGGCTGGCAGTGTAAAGTATTAGGCCGACTTGCAGATATAGATCGGCCAGAGGATCTGCGTGGCTTGCCATCCACTTGGCGGCCTGCTGTCGAATTACTTATCAATGAGTGA
- a CDS encoding methyltransferase family protein: MRNRLKTLIPPPVYLLSFAALMWLMHRYVPLYYWLDMPWRYAGPALILLAGLSDLWSLSLFLKLHTTPNPMRPGAATHLVTTGLYRYSRNPMYLGMLLMLIGWWIWLGSLTPILLLPVFIYALVKMQIEPEEEALEAHFGDRYRDYKSSVRRWL, encoded by the coding sequence ATGCGTAACCGCCTGAAAACCTTAATACCACCACCTGTCTATCTGTTGAGCTTTGCCGCTTTGATGTGGTTGATGCACCGTTACGTTCCACTCTATTACTGGCTGGATATGCCCTGGCGTTACGCAGGTCCGGCGTTAATTCTTCTGGCTGGACTCTCCGATCTCTGGTCACTGAGTCTGTTCCTGAAACTCCATACCACCCCTAACCCCATGCGACCTGGTGCGGCGACACACCTGGTGACCACCGGGTTGTATCGCTACTCACGTAATCCTATGTACTTAGGCATGCTGTTGATGCTGATAGGCTGGTGGATCTGGCTGGGCAGTCTGACCCCGATACTACTGCTGCCGGTGTTTATCTATGCGTTGGTGAAAATGCAAATCGAACCGGAAGAGGAGGCGCTGGAAGCTCACTTTGGTGATCGCTATCGCGACTATAAGAGCAGCGTTCGTCGCTGGTTGTAA
- a CDS encoding sigma-70 family RNA polymerase sigma factor, which yields MSEWQTMSEPQTQRPAAAASRVHARDTVDLNQRLGNLRPRLLAFARLQLSDRDMAEDVTQEAITAAWQGLAEFRGESQFETWVFGILRFKIIDEIRRKKAFKPVSLDEASLADIDGFFKTSESWDKASAPASWSEPDQALEQDQFWQVFDICVFHLPENTARVYSLREMIGLDTQEICDLLQISEQNCWVILHRARLKLRACLENGWFLKTR from the coding sequence ATGAGTGAATGGCAAACCATGTCTGAGCCGCAAACACAAAGACCAGCAGCTGCAGCAAGCCGGGTACATGCCCGGGACACAGTGGATCTGAATCAACGCTTGGGTAATTTACGGCCCAGACTACTGGCGTTTGCCCGTTTACAGCTGAGTGACCGGGACATGGCTGAAGATGTGACTCAGGAAGCTATCACCGCCGCATGGCAGGGGCTGGCTGAGTTTCGTGGTGAATCGCAATTTGAAACCTGGGTGTTTGGCATACTGCGCTTCAAAATTATTGATGAGATTCGCCGTAAAAAAGCCTTTAAGCCGGTTAGCCTCGATGAAGCCAGTCTGGCAGATATCGATGGTTTTTTTAAAACCAGCGAGTCCTGGGACAAAGCCAGTGCGCCAGCAAGCTGGAGTGAGCCAGATCAGGCACTGGAGCAGGATCAGTTTTGGCAGGTGTTTGATATTTGTGTATTTCATTTGCCGGAAAATACCGCCAGGGTGTATTCCCTGCGTGAAATGATCGGTCTGGACACGCAGGAGATCTGTGACCTGTTGCAGATCAGTGAACAGAACTGCTGGGTGATTCTGCATCGGGCCCGCCTGAAGTTACGTGCCTGCCTGGAAAATGGCTGGTTCCTGAAAACGAGGTAA
- a CDS encoding flagellar motor protein MotB encodes MSAEEECNCKPCKPGLPAWLATFGDLMSLLMCFFVLLLSFSEMDVLRFKQLAGSMREAFGVQAQIKVEDIPKGTSIIAQEFSPGRPEPTPLNEVRQMTTNVELHTLDVRSMEGEAIVHDRESAVDQQQQQEQEEQARQDAITFSMALSAEIGEGAVEVETEGTKVIIRLREQGSFARGSAYVEDDYIPVLAKIRDVLITIPGAVAIEGHTDSIPYTGTEFTSNWDLSAARALAVAHELFADRRVNESRFTVSGHASSRARVPNDSEANRARNRRVEIIIERGLDEQALPIQTRPEGDTEGERLTPRDIF; translated from the coding sequence ATGAGTGCCGAGGAAGAATGCAACTGTAAACCCTGTAAGCCTGGCTTGCCCGCCTGGTTGGCAACCTTTGGCGACCTGATGTCGCTGCTGATGTGTTTCTTTGTGCTCTTGCTGTCCTTTTCGGAAATGGATGTGCTGCGCTTCAAACAGCTGGCTGGCTCTATGCGCGAAGCCTTTGGTGTTCAAGCGCAGATCAAGGTTGAGGATATTCCTAAAGGAACGTCGATCATCGCTCAGGAGTTTAGTCCCGGTCGTCCTGAACCGACTCCGCTCAATGAAGTGCGTCAGATGACCACTAATGTTGAGCTGCATACCCTGGACGTGCGTTCAATGGAAGGCGAGGCCATAGTGCATGATCGCGAGTCTGCTGTAGATCAACAGCAGCAACAAGAACAGGAAGAACAAGCGCGTCAGGATGCAATAACCTTCTCGATGGCACTATCGGCCGAAATCGGTGAAGGTGCGGTTGAAGTTGAGACAGAAGGCACTAAGGTGATTATCCGCCTGAGAGAGCAGGGTTCGTTTGCACGAGGCTCAGCCTATGTTGAAGATGATTATATTCCGGTGTTGGCAAAAATCAGGGATGTACTGATCACCATACCTGGAGCTGTGGCAATAGAAGGGCATACCGATTCTATCCCCTATACAGGGACAGAGTTTACATCGAACTGGGATCTGTCGGCAGCACGTGCACTGGCTGTTGCCCATGAGCTATTTGCAGACCGGCGTGTGAACGAGTCCCGCTTTACCGTTTCAGGCCATGCTTCAAGTCGGGCGCGTGTGCCGAATGATTCTGAGGCTAACCGTGCCCGTAACCGTCGTGTAGAAATCATTATTGAGCGTGGTCTGGATGAACAAGCTCTGCCTATTCAGACTCGACCCGAGGGTGATACCGAAGGTGAACGGCTGACCCCTCGCGATATTTTCTAA